Proteins encoded together in one Carassius auratus strain Wakin chromosome 32, ASM336829v1, whole genome shotgun sequence window:
- the LOC113052077 gene encoding myotubularin-related protein 2-like isoform X7 gives MEKQQYSSGSETPVLPPVPRKPRNLGGVLPPPRRDSVDSPDSPGSHVEWCKQLIAATISSQISGGVPPEAITRECKVSKRPNLKQIFKDVRRQAPMDEVPLVPGETIKTTVKDVMYICPFTGAVTGTLTVTDYKLYFVSLERDAPFILDVNLGAISRLETFSVQSLGENTSGMEIVCKDMRSPRFAYKKEEQSNQEILEVLTKYAFPLSNELSLFAFQYKEQFPEDGWKVYDPVAEYKRMGLPNESWTISKINSNYEVCDTYPALLVTPASIKEDEIKRVASFRVKHRIPVLSWIHPETQATIVRCSQPMVGPTDRRCKEDEHYLQTIMDANAQSHKLTIFDARQSIVAHNHKAKDGGYENENFYPNMELNFLEIPSIHVMRESLRKLKEVVYPTIDEPHWHSSIDATHWLEYIRLLLAGAVKIADKVESSKSSVVVHCSDGWDRTAQLTSLVMLMLDSYYRTLRGFQVLLEKEWISFGHKFAARVGHGDENHANSERSPLFVQFIDCVWQMMRQFPAAFEFNELFLITILDHLYSCLFGTFLYNSDQERVEKEVNHKTVSLWSYINSQPEDFTNPFYVNSENHVLYPLASLRHLELWVGYYVRWNPRMRPQVPVHQNLKELLYLRAELQRKVEELQKEASSSRSISSSSEHAYSPSHGGIPLHTSV, from the exons ATGGAGAAACAGCAGTATTCGTCGGGTTCAGAGACACCGGTGCTGCCGCCTGTCCCGCGCAAACCGCGAAACCTCGGAGGAGTCCTCCCTCCACCACGACGGGACAGCGTGGATTCACCAGACAG TCCTGGATCTCATGTGGAGTGGTGTAAACAGCTGATAGCGGCCACTATCTCCAGCCAGATCTCTGGCGGTGTCCCTCCAGAAGCCATAACCCGTGAATGCAAG GTTTCCAAGAGGCCAAACTTGAAG CAGATTTTCAAGGATGTTCGAAGGCAGGCGCCCATGGATGAAGTCCCACTGGTCCCCGGAGAGACGATCAAAACCACTG TTAAAGATGTGATGTATATCTGTCCTTTCACTGGAGCTGTGACCGGCACACTCACAGTCACAGACTACAAACTCTACTTTGTCAGTCTAGAACGg GATGCTCCTTTCATATTGGATGTGAACCTGGGTGCCATCAGCAGGCTGGAGACGTTCAGTGTACAGAGTCTTGGGGAGAATACTAGTGGCATGGAGATCGTCTGTAAG GACATGAGGAGTCCTAGGTTTGCTTATAAAAAGGAAGAACAGAGtaaccaggagattttggaggtGTTGACCAAGTATGCCTTCCCGCTGTCCAATGAGCTG TCTTTATTCGCTTTCCAATACAAAGAGCAGTTTCCAGAGGATGGATGGAAGGTTTATGATCCAGTGGCAGAGTATAAAAGAATG GGTTTGCCTAATGAGAGCTGGACCATCAGTAAGATCAACAGTAATTATGAAGTGTGTGACACTTACCCTGCTCTGCTCGTCACCCCAGCCAGTATTAAAGAGGATGAGATCAAACGTGTGGCCTCTTTCAGAGTGAAACACCGTATAcca GTCCTCTCATGGATCCACCCAGAAACTCAGGCCACTATAGTTCGCTGTAGTCAGCCCATGGTGGGCCCGACAGACCGCCGGTGTAAGGAGGATGAGCATTACCTCCAGACCATCATGGATGCCAATGCACAGTCCCATAAACTCACCATTTTTGACGCTCGACAGAGCATTGTGGCTCACAATCACAAG GCTAAGGATGGAGGTTATGAAAATGAGAATTTCTACCCCAACATGGAGCTGAATTTCCTTGAGATCCCAAGCATTCATGTCATGAGAGAGTCTCTGCGTAAGCTGAAGGAGGTGGTCTACCCTACCATCGACGAACCCCACTGGCATTCCTCCATAGATGCCACACACTGGTTGGAGTACATACGA CTCTTGCTTGCCGGTGCGGTGAAGATTGCAGATAAGGTTGAGTCGAGTAAGAGCTCTGTGGTGGTGCACTGCAGTGACGGCTGGGACCGCACAGCTCAGCTCACCTCTCTGGTCATGCTAATGCTGGACTCCTACTACAGGACTCTCAGGGGCTTCCAGGTGCTGCTGGAGAAGGAATGGATCAGCTTCGGACACAAGTTTGCTGCG cgTGTTGGTCATGGAGATGAAAATCATGCAAACTCCGAGCGCTCGCCTCTATTTGTGCAGTTCATAGACTGTGTTTGGCAAATGATGAGACAG TTTCCCGCTGCCTTTGAGTTTAATGAGCTCTTCCTCATCACCATCCTGGATCACCTCTACAGCTGCCTGTTTGGGACATTCCTTTACAACAGCGACCAAGAGCGAGTGGAAAAG GAAGTGAACCATAAAACGGTGTCTTTGTGGTCATACATAAATAGCCAGCCAGAGGACTTCACCAACCCCTTCTATGTTAACTCTGAAAACCATGTTCTGTACCCTCTGGCCAGTCTCAGACATTTGGAGCTCTGGGTTGGATACTATGTACGCTGGAACCCCCGCATGAGACCACAG GTGCCTGTACATCAGAACCTGAAGGAGCTGCTGTATCTGCGTGCAGAGCTACAGAGGAAGGTGGAGGAGTTACAGAAAGAAGCATCTTCATCACGCTCGATCTCCTCTTCATCAGAGCATGCATATTCTCCATCACATGGTGGTATACCTCTACACACCTCTGTGTAA
- the LOC113052077 gene encoding myotubularin-related protein 2-like isoform X2: MEKQQYSSGSETPVLPPVPRKPRNLGGVLPPPRRDSVDSPDSPGSHVEWCKQLIAATISSQISGGVPPEAITRECKVGKKIDFRSQDSGEDVCHFDSDYELPSHTTIFKDVRRQAPMDEVPLVPGETIKTTVKDVMYICPFTGAVTGTLTVTDYKLYFVSLERDAPFILDVNLGAISRLETFSVQSLGENTSGMEIVCKDMRSPRFAYKKEEQSNQEILEVLTKYAFPLSNELSLFAFQYKEQFPEDGWKVYDPVAEYKRMGLPNESWTISKINSNYEVCDTYPALLVTPASIKEDEIKRVASFRVKHRIPVLSWIHPETQATIVRCSQPMVGPTDRRCKEDEHYLQTIMDANAQSHKLTIFDARQSIVAHNHKAKDGGYENENFYPNMELNFLEIPSIHVMRESLRKLKEVVYPTIDEPHWHSSIDATHWLEYIRLLLAGAVKIADKVESSKSSVVVHCSDGWDRTAQLTSLVMLMLDSYYRTLRGFQVLLEKEWISFGHKFAARVGHGDENHANSERSPLFVQFIDCVWQMMRQFPAAFEFNELFLITILDHLYSCLFGTFLYNSDQERVEKEVNHKTVSLWSYINSQPEDFTNPFYVNSENHVLYPLASLRHLELWVGYYVRWNPRMRPQVPVHQNLKELLYLRAELQRKVEELQKEASSSRSISSSSEHAYSPSHGGIPLHTSV; encoded by the exons ATGGAGAAACAGCAGTATTCGTCGGGTTCAGAGACACCGGTGCTGCCGCCTGTCCCGCGCAAACCGCGAAACCTCGGAGGAGTCCTCCCTCCACCACGACGGGACAGCGTGGATTCACCAGACAG TCCTGGATCTCATGTGGAGTGGTGTAAACAGCTGATAGCGGCCACTATCTCCAGCCAGATCTCTGGCGGTGTCCCTCCAGAAGCCATAACCCGTGAATGCAAG GTTGGGAAGAAGATAGATTTCAGG TCTCAGGACTCTGGTGAAGATGTTTGTCACTTTGACAGTGACTATGAACTGCCGTCTCACACTACG ATTTTCAAGGATGTTCGAAGGCAGGCGCCCATGGATGAAGTCCCACTGGTCCCCGGAGAGACGATCAAAACCACTG TTAAAGATGTGATGTATATCTGTCCTTTCACTGGAGCTGTGACCGGCACACTCACAGTCACAGACTACAAACTCTACTTTGTCAGTCTAGAACGg GATGCTCCTTTCATATTGGATGTGAACCTGGGTGCCATCAGCAGGCTGGAGACGTTCAGTGTACAGAGTCTTGGGGAGAATACTAGTGGCATGGAGATCGTCTGTAAG GACATGAGGAGTCCTAGGTTTGCTTATAAAAAGGAAGAACAGAGtaaccaggagattttggaggtGTTGACCAAGTATGCCTTCCCGCTGTCCAATGAGCTG TCTTTATTCGCTTTCCAATACAAAGAGCAGTTTCCAGAGGATGGATGGAAGGTTTATGATCCAGTGGCAGAGTATAAAAGAATG GGTTTGCCTAATGAGAGCTGGACCATCAGTAAGATCAACAGTAATTATGAAGTGTGTGACACTTACCCTGCTCTGCTCGTCACCCCAGCCAGTATTAAAGAGGATGAGATCAAACGTGTGGCCTCTTTCAGAGTGAAACACCGTATAcca GTCCTCTCATGGATCCACCCAGAAACTCAGGCCACTATAGTTCGCTGTAGTCAGCCCATGGTGGGCCCGACAGACCGCCGGTGTAAGGAGGATGAGCATTACCTCCAGACCATCATGGATGCCAATGCACAGTCCCATAAACTCACCATTTTTGACGCTCGACAGAGCATTGTGGCTCACAATCACAAG GCTAAGGATGGAGGTTATGAAAATGAGAATTTCTACCCCAACATGGAGCTGAATTTCCTTGAGATCCCAAGCATTCATGTCATGAGAGAGTCTCTGCGTAAGCTGAAGGAGGTGGTCTACCCTACCATCGACGAACCCCACTGGCATTCCTCCATAGATGCCACACACTGGTTGGAGTACATACGA CTCTTGCTTGCCGGTGCGGTGAAGATTGCAGATAAGGTTGAGTCGAGTAAGAGCTCTGTGGTGGTGCACTGCAGTGACGGCTGGGACCGCACAGCTCAGCTCACCTCTCTGGTCATGCTAATGCTGGACTCCTACTACAGGACTCTCAGGGGCTTCCAGGTGCTGCTGGAGAAGGAATGGATCAGCTTCGGACACAAGTTTGCTGCG cgTGTTGGTCATGGAGATGAAAATCATGCAAACTCCGAGCGCTCGCCTCTATTTGTGCAGTTCATAGACTGTGTTTGGCAAATGATGAGACAG TTTCCCGCTGCCTTTGAGTTTAATGAGCTCTTCCTCATCACCATCCTGGATCACCTCTACAGCTGCCTGTTTGGGACATTCCTTTACAACAGCGACCAAGAGCGAGTGGAAAAG GAAGTGAACCATAAAACGGTGTCTTTGTGGTCATACATAAATAGCCAGCCAGAGGACTTCACCAACCCCTTCTATGTTAACTCTGAAAACCATGTTCTGTACCCTCTGGCCAGTCTCAGACATTTGGAGCTCTGGGTTGGATACTATGTACGCTGGAACCCCCGCATGAGACCACAG GTGCCTGTACATCAGAACCTGAAGGAGCTGCTGTATCTGCGTGCAGAGCTACAGAGGAAGGTGGAGGAGTTACAGAAAGAAGCATCTTCATCACGCTCGATCTCCTCTTCATCAGAGCATGCATATTCTCCATCACATGGTGGTATACCTCTACACACCTCTGTGTAA
- the LOC113052077 gene encoding myotubularin-related protein 2-like isoform X1 gives MEKQQYSSGSETPVLPPVPRKPRNLGGVLPPPRRDSVDSPDSPGSHVEWCKQLIAATISSQISGGVPPEAITRECKVGKKIDFRSQDSGEDVCHFDSDYELPSHTTQIFKDVRRQAPMDEVPLVPGETIKTTVKDVMYICPFTGAVTGTLTVTDYKLYFVSLERDAPFILDVNLGAISRLETFSVQSLGENTSGMEIVCKDMRSPRFAYKKEEQSNQEILEVLTKYAFPLSNELSLFAFQYKEQFPEDGWKVYDPVAEYKRMGLPNESWTISKINSNYEVCDTYPALLVTPASIKEDEIKRVASFRVKHRIPVLSWIHPETQATIVRCSQPMVGPTDRRCKEDEHYLQTIMDANAQSHKLTIFDARQSIVAHNHKAKDGGYENENFYPNMELNFLEIPSIHVMRESLRKLKEVVYPTIDEPHWHSSIDATHWLEYIRLLLAGAVKIADKVESSKSSVVVHCSDGWDRTAQLTSLVMLMLDSYYRTLRGFQVLLEKEWISFGHKFAARVGHGDENHANSERSPLFVQFIDCVWQMMRQFPAAFEFNELFLITILDHLYSCLFGTFLYNSDQERVEKEVNHKTVSLWSYINSQPEDFTNPFYVNSENHVLYPLASLRHLELWVGYYVRWNPRMRPQVPVHQNLKELLYLRAELQRKVEELQKEASSSRSISSSSEHAYSPSHGGIPLHTSV, from the exons ATGGAGAAACAGCAGTATTCGTCGGGTTCAGAGACACCGGTGCTGCCGCCTGTCCCGCGCAAACCGCGAAACCTCGGAGGAGTCCTCCCTCCACCACGACGGGACAGCGTGGATTCACCAGACAG TCCTGGATCTCATGTGGAGTGGTGTAAACAGCTGATAGCGGCCACTATCTCCAGCCAGATCTCTGGCGGTGTCCCTCCAGAAGCCATAACCCGTGAATGCAAG GTTGGGAAGAAGATAGATTTCAGG TCTCAGGACTCTGGTGAAGATGTTTGTCACTTTGACAGTGACTATGAACTGCCGTCTCACACTACG CAGATTTTCAAGGATGTTCGAAGGCAGGCGCCCATGGATGAAGTCCCACTGGTCCCCGGAGAGACGATCAAAACCACTG TTAAAGATGTGATGTATATCTGTCCTTTCACTGGAGCTGTGACCGGCACACTCACAGTCACAGACTACAAACTCTACTTTGTCAGTCTAGAACGg GATGCTCCTTTCATATTGGATGTGAACCTGGGTGCCATCAGCAGGCTGGAGACGTTCAGTGTACAGAGTCTTGGGGAGAATACTAGTGGCATGGAGATCGTCTGTAAG GACATGAGGAGTCCTAGGTTTGCTTATAAAAAGGAAGAACAGAGtaaccaggagattttggaggtGTTGACCAAGTATGCCTTCCCGCTGTCCAATGAGCTG TCTTTATTCGCTTTCCAATACAAAGAGCAGTTTCCAGAGGATGGATGGAAGGTTTATGATCCAGTGGCAGAGTATAAAAGAATG GGTTTGCCTAATGAGAGCTGGACCATCAGTAAGATCAACAGTAATTATGAAGTGTGTGACACTTACCCTGCTCTGCTCGTCACCCCAGCCAGTATTAAAGAGGATGAGATCAAACGTGTGGCCTCTTTCAGAGTGAAACACCGTATAcca GTCCTCTCATGGATCCACCCAGAAACTCAGGCCACTATAGTTCGCTGTAGTCAGCCCATGGTGGGCCCGACAGACCGCCGGTGTAAGGAGGATGAGCATTACCTCCAGACCATCATGGATGCCAATGCACAGTCCCATAAACTCACCATTTTTGACGCTCGACAGAGCATTGTGGCTCACAATCACAAG GCTAAGGATGGAGGTTATGAAAATGAGAATTTCTACCCCAACATGGAGCTGAATTTCCTTGAGATCCCAAGCATTCATGTCATGAGAGAGTCTCTGCGTAAGCTGAAGGAGGTGGTCTACCCTACCATCGACGAACCCCACTGGCATTCCTCCATAGATGCCACACACTGGTTGGAGTACATACGA CTCTTGCTTGCCGGTGCGGTGAAGATTGCAGATAAGGTTGAGTCGAGTAAGAGCTCTGTGGTGGTGCACTGCAGTGACGGCTGGGACCGCACAGCTCAGCTCACCTCTCTGGTCATGCTAATGCTGGACTCCTACTACAGGACTCTCAGGGGCTTCCAGGTGCTGCTGGAGAAGGAATGGATCAGCTTCGGACACAAGTTTGCTGCG cgTGTTGGTCATGGAGATGAAAATCATGCAAACTCCGAGCGCTCGCCTCTATTTGTGCAGTTCATAGACTGTGTTTGGCAAATGATGAGACAG TTTCCCGCTGCCTTTGAGTTTAATGAGCTCTTCCTCATCACCATCCTGGATCACCTCTACAGCTGCCTGTTTGGGACATTCCTTTACAACAGCGACCAAGAGCGAGTGGAAAAG GAAGTGAACCATAAAACGGTGTCTTTGTGGTCATACATAAATAGCCAGCCAGAGGACTTCACCAACCCCTTCTATGTTAACTCTGAAAACCATGTTCTGTACCCTCTGGCCAGTCTCAGACATTTGGAGCTCTGGGTTGGATACTATGTACGCTGGAACCCCCGCATGAGACCACAG GTGCCTGTACATCAGAACCTGAAGGAGCTGCTGTATCTGCGTGCAGAGCTACAGAGGAAGGTGGAGGAGTTACAGAAAGAAGCATCTTCATCACGCTCGATCTCCTCTTCATCAGAGCATGCATATTCTCCATCACATGGTGGTATACCTCTACACACCTCTGTGTAA